The genomic region CACCTCGGCCAGCGGCTGTTCCGGTGCGACGCAGAGGACCTGACGGGTCATGAGGTCGCGCACAGTTCGACGGGCTGTCGATGGCGGCGGCGACGCCGAAGCACCGCCCGCGCGCGGAAGATAATGGCTGAGCAGGTCGCGCAGCAGTTCG from Gemmatimonas sp. harbors:
- a CDS encoding CBS domain-containing protein, with the protein product ELLRDLLSHYLPRAGGASASPPPSTARRTVRDLMTRQVLCVAPEQPLAEVASLMLNKDVDRVPVVKDGRLVGFLTRGDIVRKLIGS